The genomic DNA GTCGGACATGCTGTGGCCGCCGCCGGATCCGCGACCACCGAGACCGTTCCCACGGGTGGCGCCTGTGTCGAAGAGCCGGCGGGTGGACCCGGTCGAGCGTGCCCGCTGCGGATCGGACTCGCTCGACCGGGTTCCCTGGTTGTCCGCGTCGGCCGAACCACCTTCGGCCGACGGGACCGGTTCTTCCCTCGCACGCCGTCGTGCCACCGCGGTGTCGGTCCCGGAGCGGTTCGCGTCGGAGAGGAGTTCGTGCAGCCGGCGGCGCATGTCGTCGACCGGATCGGACCGCTGTGCGGCGGAACGATCGGGCGCTGTACGCCCACCGGCGATCGGCTCAGAAATCGGCGGGCACCTCGGCCGCGGCCTCGGCCGTCAGGTCGGCGCCGATACCGAGCTTCTCCTTGATCTTCTTCTCGATCTCGTCGCGGACGTCGGTGTTCTCCAGCAGGAACTTGCGGGCGTTCTCCTTGCCCTGACCGAGCTGGTCGCCCTCGTAGGTGTACCAGGAGCCGGACTTGCGGATGAAGCCGTGCTCGACGCCCATGTCGATGAGCGAGCCCTCTTTGGAGATGCCGTGTCCGTAGAGAATGTCGAACTCGGCCTGCTTGAACGGCGGGGAGACCTTGTTCTTGACGACCTTGACGCGAGTCCGGTTGCCGACCGCGTCGCTGCCGTCCTTGAGGGTCTCGATGCGGCGCACGTCCAGACGCACGGAGGCGTAGAACTTCAGCGCCTTACCGCCGGTGGTGGTCTCGGGCGAGCCGAACATGACGCCGATCTTCTCGCGCAACTGGTTGATGAAGATGGCGGTGGTGCCGGAGTTGTTGAGCGCGCTGGTCATCTTGCGCAGCGCCTGGCTCATCAGGCGGGCCTGCAGGCCGACGTGACTGTCGCCCATCTCGCCCTCGATCTCGGCGCGCGGCACCAGGGCGGCCACCGAGTCG from Nocardia higoensis includes the following:
- the recA gene encoding recombinase RecA, with translation MAPQAYDRDKALELALAQVEKSFGKGAVMRLGEEARQPISVIPTGSIALDVALGIGGLPRGRVVEIYGPESSGKTTVALHAVANAQAAGGVAAFIDAEHALDPDYARKLGVDTDALLVSQPDTGEQALEIADMLVRSGAIDIIVIDSVAALVPRAEIEGEMGDSHVGLQARLMSQALRKMTSALNNSGTTAIFINQLREKIGVMFGSPETTTGGKALKFYASVRLDVRRIETLKDGSDAVGNRTRVKVVKNKVSPPFKQAEFDILYGHGISKEGSLIDMGVEHGFIRKSGSWYTYEGDQLGQGKENARKFLLENTDVRDEIEKKIKEKLGIGADLTAEAAAEVPADF